A portion of the Pyxidicoccus trucidator genome contains these proteins:
- a CDS encoding tetratricopeptide repeat protein, with protein sequence MKRLGKVGLVLGVLALGGTVGCTDEKAEAAKTHRIKGSDHMSKKEWKEAAAAYALSLEADPKQEKVWEKKAFAHMQVGQMAEASQSVMKIMEMKTTPAEKAEVLRTLASMHMQAGTTDDAEKYFNEALKIEPKDETSLGWIAEIYAQRGGARSMAAPILKADLEKSLGYYDQVLAINANSANTYLNKRVVMARLMEYERQQKEMALSEAAENAKDKVVVAEANARAEEHQKRMDDYQAQFGELTKKFSEAQKAAKAAPQASNKP encoded by the coding sequence ATGAAGCGTCTGGGAAAGGTCGGTCTGGTCCTCGGAGTTCTGGCCCTGGGTGGCACCGTCGGCTGTACCGACGAGAAGGCGGAGGCCGCCAAGACGCACCGCATCAAGGGTAGCGACCACATGAGCAAGAAGGAGTGGAAGGAGGCGGCCGCCGCGTACGCCCTTTCCCTCGAGGCCGACCCCAAGCAGGAGAAGGTCTGGGAGAAGAAGGCCTTCGCCCACATGCAGGTCGGTCAGATGGCCGAGGCCTCCCAGTCCGTGATGAAGATCATGGAGATGAAGACCACTCCGGCGGAGAAGGCCGAGGTCCTCCGGACGCTCGCCAGCATGCACATGCAGGCCGGCACCACCGATGACGCCGAGAAGTACTTCAACGAGGCGCTGAAGATCGAGCCGAAGGACGAGACCTCTCTCGGGTGGATCGCGGAGATCTACGCGCAGCGCGGCGGCGCCCGCTCCATGGCGGCGCCCATCCTGAAGGCGGACCTGGAGAAGTCGCTCGGCTATTACGACCAGGTGCTGGCCATCAACGCCAACTCCGCCAACACGTACCTCAACAAGCGCGTCGTCATGGCCCGCCTCATGGAGTACGAGCGGCAGCAGAAGGAGATGGCGCTGTCCGAGGCCGCGGAGAACGCCAAGGACAAGGTCGTCGTCGCCGAGGCCAACGCCCGCGCCGAGGAGCACCAGAAGCGCATGGACGACTACCAGGCGCAGTTCGGGGAGCTGACCAAGAAGTTCAGCGAGGCCCAGAAGGCCGCCAAGGCCGCTCCGCAGGCGTCCAACAAGCCGTAG
- a CDS encoding alkaline phosphatase D family protein, translating into MPVLPRRTVLQGLVLAATGCATSSPTPSTASRTPAPRPGPGLPLGAQLGDSRAGAVTVWGKADRAGRLVVEWSEDPRLVKGVRRVEGAALTEASDFTGVVDLTGLPPGREVHVRVIAEDGGRAGEAWQGRFLSAPDGARDIHFTWSADVCGQGWGINSEWGGYRGYGAMRALHPDFFLHVGDAIYADNPLLPEVTLPDGRVWRNRVTPAKSKVAETLEELRGNFAYNFLDEHLRAFAREVPIAYQWDDHEVRNNWYPGRSLADDPRYTQVSDAGVLGTRARQAFFEYSPVGGAARAEGRIHRQLAYGPHLDVFIPDVRAFRGPNTVNRQERPGPETTFLGRAQLDGLKSALAASTATWKVIATSMPLGLIIPDGQHADGYHMEAWANGPGAPLGRELELAELLSFLKARQVRNVLFLTADVHYPAAHHYHPDRARFRDFDPFWEFVAGPLHAGTFGPSPLDDTFGPEVRWHRPATVMNAAPWEGQQYFGSVRILGKSGALTVALHDLTGAVLHQVELEPRS; encoded by the coding sequence ATGCCTGTCCTTCCCCGCCGCACCGTGCTCCAGGGACTCGTGCTCGCGGCCACGGGCTGTGCCACGTCGTCCCCGACGCCCTCCACGGCGAGCCGCACACCGGCGCCGCGTCCCGGGCCCGGCCTGCCGCTGGGCGCCCAGCTCGGGGATTCACGCGCCGGGGCCGTGACGGTATGGGGGAAGGCGGACCGGGCCGGGCGGCTGGTGGTGGAGTGGAGCGAGGACCCTCGACTCGTGAAGGGCGTGCGCCGCGTCGAAGGTGCGGCGCTGACGGAGGCCTCCGACTTCACCGGCGTGGTGGACCTCACGGGGCTGCCGCCCGGGCGCGAGGTCCACGTGCGGGTCATCGCGGAGGACGGTGGCCGCGCGGGCGAGGCGTGGCAGGGGCGCTTCCTCTCCGCCCCGGACGGCGCTCGCGACATCCACTTCACGTGGAGCGCGGACGTGTGCGGGCAGGGCTGGGGCATCAACTCCGAGTGGGGCGGCTACCGGGGCTATGGCGCCATGCGCGCGCTGCACCCCGACTTCTTCCTGCACGTGGGCGACGCCATCTACGCGGACAACCCGCTCCTCCCGGAGGTGACGCTCCCGGACGGCCGCGTGTGGCGCAACCGCGTCACCCCCGCGAAGTCCAAGGTGGCCGAGACGCTGGAGGAGCTGCGAGGCAACTTCGCCTACAACTTCCTGGACGAGCACTTGCGCGCCTTCGCCCGCGAGGTGCCCATCGCCTACCAGTGGGACGACCACGAGGTGCGCAACAACTGGTACCCGGGGCGCAGCCTCGCGGATGACCCGCGCTACACGCAGGTGTCGGACGCGGGCGTGCTGGGCACGCGGGCGCGGCAGGCCTTCTTCGAGTACTCCCCGGTGGGCGGGGCGGCGCGCGCGGAGGGGCGCATCCACCGGCAGCTCGCCTACGGGCCGCACCTGGACGTGTTCATCCCGGACGTGCGCGCCTTCCGGGGGCCCAACACCGTCAATCGCCAGGAGCGCCCCGGGCCGGAGACGACCTTCCTGGGCCGAGCGCAGCTGGACGGGCTGAAGTCGGCGCTGGCCGCGTCCACCGCCACGTGGAAGGTGATTGCCACCAGCATGCCGCTGGGGCTCATCATCCCGGACGGGCAGCACGCGGACGGCTACCACATGGAGGCGTGGGCCAACGGCCCGGGAGCCCCGCTGGGACGCGAGCTGGAGCTGGCCGAGCTGCTGTCGTTCCTCAAGGCCCGCCAGGTGCGCAACGTGCTCTTCCTCACCGCGGACGTGCACTACCCGGCCGCGCACCACTACCACCCGGACCGCGCGCGCTTCCGCGACTTCGACCCGTTCTGGGAGTTCGTCGCCGGGCCGCTGCACGCGGGCACCTTCGGGCCCAGCCCGCTGGACGACACCTTCGGCCCCGAGGTCCGCTGGCACCGCCCCGCCACGGTGATGAACGCGGCGCCCTGGGAGGGGCAGCAGTACTTCGGGAGCGTGCGCATCCTCGGGAAGAGCGGGGCGCTCACCGTGGCCCTGCACGACCTCACGGGCGCCGTCCTTCACCAGGTGGAACTGGAGCCCCGGTCATGA
- the hflX gene encoding GTPase HflX, giving the protein MSKNDPIRPRAVLVGVQFPSVSDTEHAADFAELKRLVHTLGYDTVATVSQRRSSLASGTVLGTGKLKELAALTGGPGVIKSGARDRTTKARERWEAEEEEASAEAPGAEEPELEASDAEDEETEPAEDAAAPDEAAAAQRPTVVVVDHELSPSQLRNLEKATGAEVMDRTGVIVDIFHRHARSHEARMQVEIARLNYLAPRLRESTGGRERQQGRGAGDSAVELDRRKIRDRLAELREGLAAIERDQDHRRYARRDQLRVALVGYTNAGKSSLMRALTGSEVLVADQLFATLDTTVRALHPETKPRVLVSDTVGFIQKLPHDLVASFRSTLDEALEASLLLYVVDASDPTWDAQLEVTRTVLREIGANSVPSKLLLNKVDRLDAAAREALLARHPDAILLSAHQPEDVAALRQTIIRFFEASMVEADLVIPYASQGRIGEVYEHTTVLTQEYDESGSRLRVRGLPAAISKLTQAFQA; this is encoded by the coding sequence ATGTCGAAGAACGACCCCATCCGCCCCCGCGCCGTCCTCGTCGGCGTCCAGTTCCCCAGCGTCTCGGATACGGAGCACGCCGCGGACTTCGCGGAGCTCAAGCGGCTGGTGCACACGCTGGGGTACGACACCGTGGCGACGGTGTCCCAGCGCCGCTCGAGCCTGGCCTCTGGAACGGTGCTCGGCACGGGAAAGCTCAAGGAGCTGGCCGCCCTCACCGGGGGCCCCGGCGTGATCAAGTCGGGAGCGCGCGACCGCACCACCAAGGCCCGCGAGCGTTGGGAGGCCGAGGAGGAGGAGGCCAGCGCCGAAGCGCCTGGCGCCGAGGAGCCCGAGCTGGAGGCGTCCGACGCGGAGGACGAAGAGACCGAGCCCGCCGAGGACGCGGCAGCCCCCGACGAAGCGGCAGCCGCACAGCGTCCCACGGTGGTGGTCGTCGACCACGAGCTCTCGCCGAGCCAGCTCCGCAACCTGGAGAAGGCCACCGGGGCGGAGGTGATGGACCGCACCGGCGTCATCGTCGACATCTTCCACCGGCACGCGAGGAGCCACGAGGCGCGCATGCAGGTCGAGATTGCCCGACTCAACTACCTCGCCCCCCGGCTGCGCGAGTCCACGGGAGGCCGGGAGCGCCAGCAGGGCCGTGGCGCCGGTGACTCCGCCGTGGAGCTGGACCGGCGCAAGATTCGAGACCGGCTCGCGGAGCTGCGCGAGGGGCTCGCCGCCATCGAGCGGGATCAGGACCACCGCCGATATGCGCGCAGGGACCAGCTGCGGGTGGCGCTGGTCGGCTACACCAACGCGGGCAAGTCCTCGCTGATGCGCGCGCTCACCGGCAGCGAGGTGCTGGTCGCCGACCAGCTCTTCGCCACGCTCGACACCACGGTGCGAGCACTGCACCCGGAGACCAAGCCGCGCGTGCTCGTCTCGGACACCGTGGGCTTCATCCAGAAGCTGCCGCACGACCTCGTGGCCTCGTTCCGCTCTACCCTGGACGAGGCGCTGGAGGCTTCGCTGCTGCTCTACGTGGTGGATGCGTCCGACCCGACCTGGGATGCGCAGCTCGAGGTCACCCGGACGGTGCTCCGGGAGATTGGTGCGAATTCCGTCCCGAGCAAGCTGCTGTTGAACAAGGTGGACCGGCTGGACGCGGCGGCGAGAGAGGCGCTACTGGCCCGGCACCCGGACGCAATCCTGCTCTCGGCCCACCAGCCGGAAGACGTGGCGGCGCTGCGGCAGACCATCATCCGCTTCTTCGAGGCGTCGATGGTCGAGGCCGACCTGGTGATTCCGTACGCCAGCCAGGGGCGCATCGGCGAGGTGTACGAGCACACCACCGTGCTCACCCAGGAGTACGACGAGAGCGGGAGCAGACTCCGCGTCCGGGGCCTCCCAGCGGCAATCTCGAAGCTCACGCAGGCGTTCCAGGCGTGA
- a CDS encoding SDR family oxidoreductase — protein MDKVIVITGASAGIGAELARQAAEKGAKLVLAARRKPELEAVAARCGGEALAVVTDATRREDMERLRDAALARFGRIDVWVNNAGRGITRSVLELTDEDMDSMWRDNVKSALYGMQAVLPHFQSRNAGQLVNVSSGLARLPLASFRSAYSAAKHALNGLSACLRMELRQTHPGIMVTVVMPGIVATEFGTNALGGGPDSRVLPGAQSVEDATKAIVDVIEHPRPEVYTQPAMQAEVERYYRDVEAFEREAAARFRR, from the coding sequence ATGGACAAGGTCATCGTCATCACGGGAGCAAGCGCGGGCATCGGCGCGGAGCTGGCGCGCCAGGCGGCGGAGAAGGGGGCGAAGCTGGTGCTGGCCGCGCGCCGGAAGCCGGAGCTGGAGGCCGTCGCCGCGCGGTGCGGGGGCGAGGCCCTCGCCGTGGTCACCGATGCCACCCGGCGCGAGGACATGGAGCGACTGCGTGACGCGGCGCTGGCGCGCTTTGGCCGCATCGACGTCTGGGTGAACAACGCGGGACGTGGCATCACCCGCTCGGTGCTGGAACTGACCGACGAGGACATGGACTCCATGTGGCGCGACAACGTGAAGAGCGCGCTCTACGGAATGCAGGCGGTGCTGCCCCACTTCCAGTCGCGCAACGCGGGGCAGCTCGTCAACGTCTCCAGCGGGCTGGCACGGCTGCCGCTCGCGTCCTTCCGCTCGGCCTACAGCGCGGCGAAGCACGCCCTCAACGGGCTCAGCGCCTGCCTGCGGATGGAGCTGAGGCAGACGCACCCGGGCATCATGGTGACGGTGGTGATGCCGGGCATCGTCGCCACGGAGTTCGGCACCAACGCGCTGGGCGGCGGCCCGGACTCGCGCGTGCTCCCAGGGGCCCAGAGCGTCGAGGACGCCACGAAGGCCATCGTCGACGTCATCGAGCACCCCCGCCCGGAGGTCTATACGCAGCCGGCCATGCAGGCCGAGGTCGAGCGCTACTACCGCGACGTCGAAGCCTTCGAGCGGGAGGCCGCCGCGCGCTTCCGGCGCTGA
- a CDS encoding metallophosphoesterase translates to MPFRIFSFSMLIGLGAVLGHLYLYRRLVRQLLHGRLSRFLALVVLGLMTLVLMARRTVLDALPEQLAGIVTMATYTWMGVALCLVIALVVLDVGRGLAAVARRVLPRKAAPPMAAPVTARPELAPSPVVSEDRRLFLARTMAGGAFVAGGGLAAYGSWRAFSPPLVTELAVKIPKLPKALDGLTIVQLTDIHVGHFIQRRYMDALVQQANALRPDLFAITGDLVDGDVHSLGGAVSALAGLKSRYGSYFVTGNHDYYSGDDEWTAFLQSLDIQVLRNRHVRIGDAGASLDLVGVDDWSGGRRRNKKGYDLDLALQGRDPDRAAVLLAHQPANFTVAAERGMDLQVSGHTHGGQLVPMTFFIGLAWEHSAGLYQHGDSHIYVSRGCGFWGPPMRVGSPPEIVKLVLTA, encoded by the coding sequence ATGCCGTTCCGGATCTTCTCCTTCTCGATGCTCATCGGGCTCGGCGCCGTGCTGGGTCACCTGTATCTGTACCGGCGCCTGGTGCGGCAGCTCCTGCACGGCCGCCTGTCGAGGTTCCTGGCGCTGGTCGTGCTCGGCCTCATGACGCTCGTGCTGATGGCCCGGCGCACGGTCCTGGACGCCCTGCCAGAGCAGCTCGCGGGAATCGTCACCATGGCGACGTACACGTGGATGGGCGTGGCGCTCTGCCTCGTCATCGCGCTCGTCGTGCTGGACGTTGGCCGGGGCCTCGCCGCCGTGGCCCGGCGCGTCCTTCCCCGGAAGGCCGCACCACCCATGGCGGCCCCTGTGACAGCGCGCCCGGAGCTGGCCCCCTCCCCCGTCGTCAGCGAAGACCGGCGCCTCTTCCTCGCGCGGACGATGGCGGGAGGCGCGTTCGTCGCGGGTGGCGGCCTGGCCGCGTACGGAAGCTGGCGGGCCTTCTCCCCGCCCCTGGTGACCGAGCTGGCGGTGAAGATTCCGAAGCTGCCCAAGGCGCTGGATGGGCTCACCATCGTCCAGCTCACCGACATCCACGTGGGCCACTTCATCCAGCGCCGGTACATGGACGCGCTCGTCCAGCAGGCCAACGCGCTCCGCCCCGACCTCTTCGCGATTACCGGCGACCTGGTGGACGGGGACGTGCACTCGCTGGGCGGGGCCGTGTCCGCGCTCGCCGGGTTGAAGTCGCGCTACGGCAGCTACTTCGTCACCGGCAACCACGACTACTACTCCGGCGACGACGAGTGGACGGCGTTCCTCCAGTCGCTCGACATCCAGGTGCTGCGCAACCGCCACGTGCGCATCGGCGACGCGGGCGCCTCACTGGACCTGGTGGGCGTGGACGACTGGAGCGGCGGCCGGCGTCGGAACAAGAAGGGCTATGACCTGGACCTGGCGCTCCAGGGGCGGGATCCGGACCGCGCCGCGGTGCTGCTCGCGCACCAGCCCGCGAACTTCACCGTCGCCGCCGAGCGCGGCATGGACCTCCAGGTCTCCGGCCACACGCATGGCGGGCAGCTCGTGCCGATGACGTTCTTCATCGGGCTGGCATGGGAGCACTCCGCCGGGCTCTACCAGCACGGCGACTCGCACATCTACGTCAGCCGGGGCTGCGGCTTCTGGGGACCACCCATGCGCGTCGGCAGCCCTCCGGAGATCGTCAAGCTCGTGCTGACGGCGTAG